In Thermanaerovibrio velox DSM 12556, the genomic stretch GGGGTGAGAGCTGCCTTTCTCTGGGCCTCCCAGTCCATGGCCCCCCGGGCTTCCGACATGATCCGGTCCCTCTCCAGCGCCCACGGGATTCCCTTCTCCATGTCCCCCACGTGGGCCGCCACCAAGGACGCCCTCACCCCCTCCACCACGTCCTCCAGGGAGGGGAACCCCAGGTGTTCCTTAGGGGTGACGTAGCACAGGAAGTCCGCCCCCGCGGAGGCCGCCACGGCACCTCCTATGGCCCCCACCAGGTGGTCCATGCCCGGCGCTGAGTCGGTGACCAAGGGACCTAGCACGTAGAAGGGAGCTCCCTGGCAGAGCCGCTTCTGAAGCTCCACGTTGGTCCGGATCTGTCCTAGGGGCACGTGCCCGGGCCCTTCCACCATGGCCTGCACCTTGGCCTCCCGGCACATCTTAACCTGCCTGCCAAGCTCCAGCAGCTCCGCCACCTGGGCCCTGTCGGTGGCGTCGCTGCCGGATCCGGGCCTTAGGCCGTCCCCGAGGCTCAGGGTCATGTCCCACCTCCTGGCTATCTCCAAGAGCCGGTCGAAGTCCTCCGCGAACGGGTTCTCCCGGTCGTTGTGGATCATCCAGGCGGCCAGTATGGAGCCCCCGCGGCTTACGATGTTGGTCACCCTCCCCTGGGATGTGAGGTGGTGCAGCGCGTTCCTGGTAAGGCCGGTGTGAACCGTGACGAAGTCCACCCCCATGCGGCCGTGAAGCTCCACCGCATGGAACATCTCGTCCACGGTCATGTCCACCACCTTCCGGCCCTGAAGACGGCACCGCACCGCCGCGAAGTACAGCGGCACGGTACCAACCGGCACCTGGGACCTGTCAAGCACCGCCTCCAGGACCTCCTGGGCGTCATCCCCGGTGCTCAGGTCCATAACTGTATGAGCCCCCGCGGAAACGGCCCCTTCGAGTTTCTTGAGCTCCTCTTCCACGGAGCTCATCCCCTTGGAGGTGCCTATGTTGGCGTTCACCTTGGTCCTAAGCCCCTGGCCTATGCCCACGGGCCTGTCCTTGGGCTTCGTGAGGCTCCGGGGTATGACGCAAAGCCCCTGGGCGATCAGCCGCATCAGCTCCTGCTCTTCAACGCCTTCGTCCCTAGATACCAGCTGGACCTCCCGGCATGTCTCCCCCAGGGATGCCATCTCCATGATCGTGCGGCTCATTTCATCGGCCCCCCAGGGCTTCCCATATCATGCTCGCCGCCTTCCGCCCCGAGAGCAGCATCCCCCCGAAGATGGGGCCCATCCTGGGGCCCCCGAACGTGGCGTTGGCGGACATGCCCGCCACGTACAGCCCCGGGAAGACCTCCCGGGTGTTCTCCAGCGTGAGCTGCTCCGCCCGGTGGCACCACAGGGACTTCTCCCCCTCCGCCACGCCGGTGGGTGTGAAGAGCCTTCCGGGCACCTTCCTTTCCACCACCCGCACCACGTTTATGTCGTGCCCGGTGGCGTCTATGACGAACCTGCTTCTTATGGCCAGGGGATCCACGTGGAGCCCCGACATCTCAACAGGGGTCCAGGTTATCACCAGCCCTATCACCCGGTCCTCCCTCATCACCACGTCCTCGGCGGTGACGCAGTTGAAGACCCTAAGCCCCGCCCTGGTGGCGGCGGATATCAGAGTGCTCACCGCCTCCACCGAGTCCGCGGAGAAGTACCCGTCTCCTTGGGGGACGGTCCTGACCCCTACCTCCTCCAGGATCCCCTTGGCCTCCTCCTGGACCACGATCTCGTTGAACATCATGCCGCCTCCCCACATGCCGCCTCCCAGGGATAGCTTGCGCTCGAACATGGCCACCTTGGCACCCCTCATGGCGAGGTCCCTCCCCGCCACAAGCCCAGCGGGACCGCCCCCTACTATGGCCACGTCCAGGTCCACGGAGTCCAAAAGCTTCTCCATAAACCTTTCGATGATGACCCTCGATATGCGCCTCTCGTCCAGCTCCATCCGAATCATCTCCCTTCCTTTTTAACGGCCCAGGGGAGCCTTGAAAGGGGGCGGCTTGGTCTTTGGGCAGCGGAATGATGCCGAGAAGCGTAGAAAGACAGGGGGCCAAGCCGCCCTCCGGTGCACGGAAGGCGGCCCGGCCCCCTGGGTTCAACCGTAGGTCGAAGCTGCCGGAGACTCAAGCCCCTTGTCCTTGGAAGGGCCTCCCTGCGCCGGTATTAACCGGTGCCGCACCGCTGGCGCGGCAGCGCTAGTAACGCGCTCAGGTTCGAAGGGTCTGCGGGTCCTCCCGCACTCTCAGCCCCGGATCAGGAGCTCCCCCGTAAAATGAGAAGGTTCTAAGCGGATCCT encodes the following:
- a CDS encoding sulfide-dependent adenosine diphosphate thiazole synthase, with product MELDERRISRVIIERFMEKLLDSVDLDVAIVGGGPAGLVAGRDLAMRGAKVAMFERKLSLGGGMWGGGMMFNEIVVQEEAKGILEEVGVRTVPQGDGYFSADSVEAVSTLISAATRAGLRVFNCVTAEDVVMREDRVIGLVITWTPVEMSGLHVDPLAIRSRFVIDATGHDINVVRVVERKVPGRLFTPTGVAEGEKSLWCHRAEQLTLENTREVFPGLYVAGMSANATFGGPRMGPIFGGMLLSGRKAASMIWEALGGR
- the thiC gene encoding phosphomethylpyrimidine synthase ThiC, which codes for MSRTIMEMASLGETCREVQLVSRDEGVEEQELMRLIAQGLCVIPRSLTKPKDRPVGIGQGLRTKVNANIGTSKGMSSVEEELKKLEGAVSAGAHTVMDLSTGDDAQEVLEAVLDRSQVPVGTVPLYFAAVRCRLQGRKVVDMTVDEMFHAVELHGRMGVDFVTVHTGLTRNALHHLTSQGRVTNIVSRGGSILAAWMIHNDRENPFAEDFDRLLEIARRWDMTLSLGDGLRPGSGSDATDRAQVAELLELGRQVKMCREAKVQAMVEGPGHVPLGQIRTNVELQKRLCQGAPFYVLGPLVTDSAPGMDHLVGAIGGAVAASAGADFLCYVTPKEHLGFPSLEDVVEGVRASLVAAHVGDMEKGIPWALERDRIMSEARGAMDWEAQRKAALTPWAFQQDPHRSQEGCAMCGPLCAMRIAREAIASWKKV